In the Microbispora sp. ZYX-F-249 genome, one interval contains:
- a CDS encoding cytochrome, whose amino-acid sequence MISDRRSASAVEGLISLPLEPLLTKDYETDPALVHERLRATYGPVAPVDLLGVPVWLAIGYDEVLHVMQNPGDLWSKRVDNWRAYAEGRVPADWPLLALLRADNSGFHDGDRHRSLRGAWSAGLRPFQEPGSGQAQRLERAMLRFCDDLIGVMAEGGPIGWADLVTQYGRPFPLLVANHLLGVTIERGEDMVMDQWRLLDGPDSAGAYQRLFAALHELATAKRHHRGDDLPSYMLEAKPDLTDEELAGELFMLSGFLDFTGSLICNVIVEVVTNPRMRETVSVGAIEETVNRVALLNPALANVTLRYARTDLRLGRFTIAAGDPVMLSIAGAHTDPRLTAALRDTVRSTRAHLAWGAGPHRCPSQRLATQMATIAVRRLLDRFSTLELAVPRDELAWRPSPFIRTPLSLHVRYQVNPSFAAAPWPGPEAGAEPSPAAEGGGDWRPRSGLWAFLRKLRRMQ is encoded by the coding sequence ATGATCTCCGACAGACGGTCCGCGTCGGCCGTGGAAGGTCTCATCTCGTTACCGCTGGAACCTCTGCTCACCAAGGACTACGAGACCGATCCCGCGCTCGTCCACGAGCGCCTGCGCGCGACGTACGGCCCGGTGGCCCCGGTCGACCTCCTCGGTGTGCCGGTCTGGCTCGCGATCGGCTACGACGAGGTGCTGCACGTCATGCAGAACCCGGGCGACCTGTGGAGCAAGCGCGTGGACAACTGGCGGGCGTACGCGGAGGGGCGCGTTCCCGCCGACTGGCCGCTGCTCGCCCTCCTGCGGGCCGACAACTCGGGCTTCCACGACGGGGACAGGCACCGGAGCCTGCGCGGCGCCTGGTCCGCGGGGCTCCGGCCGTTCCAGGAGCCCGGAAGCGGGCAGGCGCAGCGGCTGGAACGCGCCATGCTGCGGTTCTGCGACGACCTCATCGGCGTGATGGCGGAGGGCGGGCCCATCGGATGGGCGGACCTGGTCACCCAGTACGGGCGGCCGTTCCCGCTGCTCGTCGCCAACCACCTGCTCGGCGTCACCATCGAGCGGGGCGAGGACATGGTGATGGACCAGTGGCGCCTGCTGGACGGCCCCGACTCCGCCGGGGCGTACCAGCGGCTCTTCGCCGCCCTCCACGAACTGGCGACGGCCAAGCGGCACCACCGGGGCGACGACCTGCCGTCGTACATGCTGGAGGCGAAGCCGGACCTCACCGACGAGGAACTGGCCGGCGAGCTGTTCATGCTGTCCGGCTTCCTCGACTTCACCGGCAGCCTGATCTGCAACGTCATCGTCGAGGTGGTCACCAACCCCCGGATGCGGGAGACCGTGTCGGTCGGCGCGATCGAGGAGACCGTCAACCGCGTCGCCCTGCTCAACCCGGCGCTGGCCAACGTGACCTTGCGCTACGCCAGGACGGACCTGAGACTGGGCCGCTTCACGATCGCGGCAGGCGACCCGGTGATGCTGTCCATCGCGGGCGCCCACACCGACCCGCGGCTCACCGCCGCGCTCCGGGACACCGTCCGCAGCACCCGCGCGCACCTCGCGTGGGGCGCGGGCCCGCACAGGTGCCCGAGCCAGCGGCTGGCCACCCAGATGGCCACGATCGCCGTGCGCCGGCTGCTCGACCGCTTCTCCACGCTCGAGCTCGCGGTCCCCCGCGACGAGCTCGCCTGGCGCCCCTCCCCCTTCATCCGCACGCCGCTCTCCCTGCACGTGCGCTACCAGGTCAACCCGAGCTTCGCCGCCGCGCCCTGGCCGGGACCCGAGGCCGGCGCCGAGCCGTCGCCCGCCGCCGAGGGCGGCGGTGACTGGCGCCCGAGGTCCGGCCTCTGGGCGTTCCTGCGCAAGCTGCGCCGCATGCAGTGA
- a CDS encoding DUF2332 domain-containing protein, translating to MTISEIYAGFAAREARGVSPAYERLALAVSRDREMLALLGTLPPAKRQPNLLFGVVRFLGGPVEDPAAFRDYTLGNWPAVEAEMRTRATQTNEAGRCALLLPVLAALPQPLALLEVGASAGLCLYPDRYAYRYGEHLVGAGEPVLDCAATGVAPPARLPRVVWRAGLDLNPLDVTDPADVAWLDALVWPEHVHRRARLRAAASVAAAEPPLLVRGDLVDDLPALAAQAPRGATLVVFHTSVLYQVPAPRRRAFAELARGLPGHWIANEAPDVLPYAGLPRPPGAALFNVLALDGTPLAWTRSHGQAITWFA from the coding sequence ATGACCATCAGCGAGATCTACGCCGGGTTCGCCGCTCGCGAGGCGCGCGGCGTGTCCCCGGCGTACGAGCGCCTGGCGCTCGCGGTCTCCCGCGACCGTGAGATGCTCGCGCTGCTCGGCACGCTCCCGCCGGCGAAGCGGCAGCCGAACCTGCTGTTCGGCGTCGTACGGTTCCTCGGCGGCCCGGTCGAGGACCCCGCCGCGTTCCGCGACTACACCCTGGGAAACTGGCCGGCGGTCGAAGCGGAGATGCGCACCCGCGCCACGCAGACGAACGAGGCCGGACGGTGCGCGTTGCTGCTGCCGGTGCTCGCCGCGCTGCCGCAGCCGCTCGCCCTGCTGGAGGTCGGCGCCTCGGCCGGGCTGTGTCTCTACCCCGACCGGTACGCCTACCGCTACGGCGAGCACCTGGTCGGGGCCGGCGAACCGGTCCTGGACTGTGCCGCGACCGGGGTGGCGCCGCCGGCCCGCCTGCCCCGGGTCGTCTGGCGGGCCGGGCTCGATCTGAACCCGCTCGACGTGACCGATCCCGCGGACGTCGCGTGGCTCGACGCCCTCGTCTGGCCGGAACACGTGCACCGCCGGGCCCGGCTGCGGGCCGCGGCGTCCGTCGCCGCGGCCGAGCCGCCGCTGCTCGTGCGCGGCGACCTGGTGGACGACCTGCCGGCGCTGGCCGCGCAGGCGCCGCGGGGCGCGACGCTCGTGGTGTTCCACACCTCGGTCCTGTACCAGGTGCCGGCGCCGAGGCGGCGGGCGTTCGCCGAGCTGGCCCGTGGGCTGCCGGGGCACTGGATCGCGAACGAGGCCCCGGACGTGCTGCCGTACGCGGGGCTGCCGCGGCCGCCGGGTGCGGCGCTGTTCAACGTGCTCGCGCTGGACGGGACTCCGCTCGCCTGGACCCGGTCGCACGGGCAGGCGATCACCTGGTTCGCGTGA
- a CDS encoding sugar phosphate isomerase/epimerase family protein: MTARADSWAVRVASAPVNFGVYRAGGAPPEPGEMLATMREAGYDGTDSGPIGYLGTARSLPARLAEHGLGLAGGWVDLRYGDPDGFREDLAALDAALDVFAAARDAAYDAGSDAGSEAAYDAGSGGSGGERTGPVRAAGRTWAADPRFAPRPTLACPDRPERFARPGMPPDPRLSLPDGDWPAYAARVGQAAARCRDRGLEPVFHHHLGTDVETPEEIERLLGLTDVSLCLDTGHLWLAGGNPVAAIREWGPRIRQVHVKDASRDILARVRARGGDLWDLVAAGGFPPLGRGDLDLPAVLGELRRSGYEGWIVVEQDVPAFRAADTEALDRAVADQRANRAAFGEALRAAGLA; this comes from the coding sequence ATGACGGCGCGGGCCGATTCCTGGGCGGTGCGGGTGGCGAGCGCGCCCGTCAACTTCGGCGTCTACCGCGCCGGCGGCGCGCCGCCGGAGCCGGGCGAGATGCTCGCGACGATGCGCGAAGCCGGGTACGACGGCACCGACTCCGGGCCGATCGGCTACCTGGGAACGGCGCGAAGCCTGCCCGCCCGGCTCGCGGAGCATGGTCTCGGGCTCGCGGGCGGGTGGGTGGACCTCCGCTACGGCGACCCGGACGGCTTCCGCGAGGACCTGGCCGCGCTCGACGCCGCCCTCGACGTGTTCGCCGCCGCCCGCGACGCCGCGTACGACGCCGGGTCCGATGCCGGATCCGAGGCCGCGTACGACGCCGGGTCCGGCGGCTCGGGAGGCGAACGGACCGGGCCGGTCCGGGCGGCGGGGAGGACGTGGGCGGCCGACCCGCGGTTCGCGCCGCGGCCCACGCTCGCGTGCCCGGACCGGCCCGAACGGTTCGCCCGTCCCGGCATGCCCCCCGACCCACGGCTGTCCCTGCCCGACGGCGACTGGCCCGCCTACGCCGCGCGCGTCGGGCAGGCGGCGGCCCGCTGCCGTGACCGAGGCCTGGAACCCGTCTTCCACCACCACCTGGGCACCGACGTGGAGACCCCGGAGGAGATCGAGCGGCTGCTCGGCCTGACCGACGTCTCGCTGTGCCTGGACACCGGGCACCTGTGGCTGGCCGGGGGCAACCCCGTGGCGGCCATCCGCGAGTGGGGCCCGCGCATCCGCCAGGTGCACGTCAAGGACGCCTCCCGGGACATCCTCGCCCGGGTCCGCGCGAGGGGCGGCGACCTGTGGGATCTGGTCGCGGCGGGCGGCTTCCCGCCGCTCGGGCGGGGCGACCTGGACCTGCCCGCCGTGCTGGGCGAGCTGCGGCGGTCGGGTTACGAGGGCTGGATCGTCGTCGAGCAGGACGTCCCGGCCTTCCGCGCGGCCGACACCGAGGCCCTCGATCGCGCCGTCGCCGACCAGCGGGCCAACCGCGCCGCCTTCGGCGAGGCCCTGCGCGCCGCCGGCCTCGCCTGA
- a CDS encoding phosphotransferase enzyme family protein codes for MQVHDLSGGDDVLTRVVGVAHRARERYGLSPDAAVTLLNVSENATFKVDDGGTTAILRVHRLGYHSPEAIASELAWLEALRDDAGVVTPRVLPAPDGSRVVTVEDPGFEPRHCVMFEFLPGAEPAEDRLVEEFERLGALTARMHRHARAWASPPSFTRFHWDLDAAFGPVPRWGRWQDGLGVDKEAHAVLARLEAELRRRLERFGKGPDRYGLIHADLRLANLLVDGEAGIGVIDFDDCGLGWYLYDLGAALSFIEHRPEVPHMAEAWVRGYRSVLDLPKEDEAEIWTFIMFRRLLLVAWIGSHSAAEIAGELGAGYTLGSCELAERYLSGS; via the coding sequence ATGCAGGTCCACGACCTGTCCGGGGGCGACGACGTCCTCACCCGCGTCGTGGGGGTCGCCCACCGCGCCAGGGAGCGGTACGGCCTGTCCCCGGACGCCGCCGTGACGTTGCTCAACGTGTCGGAGAACGCCACCTTCAAGGTCGACGACGGCGGCACGACGGCGATCCTGCGGGTCCACCGGCTCGGCTACCATTCGCCGGAGGCCATCGCCAGCGAGCTCGCCTGGCTGGAGGCGCTGCGCGACGACGCGGGCGTCGTCACCCCCCGCGTGCTGCCGGCGCCCGACGGGTCGCGGGTCGTCACCGTGGAGGACCCCGGCTTCGAGCCCCGCCACTGCGTGATGTTCGAGTTCCTGCCCGGCGCCGAGCCGGCCGAGGACCGGCTGGTGGAGGAGTTCGAGCGGCTGGGCGCGCTGACGGCCCGCATGCACCGCCACGCCCGCGCCTGGGCGAGTCCTCCGTCCTTCACCCGGTTCCACTGGGATCTGGACGCCGCCTTCGGCCCGGTGCCCCGATGGGGCAGGTGGCAGGACGGCCTGGGCGTGGACAAGGAGGCGCACGCCGTGCTCGCCCGGCTGGAGGCCGAGCTGCGCCGCAGGCTGGAGCGGTTCGGCAAGGGCCCGGACCGGTACGGGCTCATCCACGCCGACCTGCGCCTGGCCAACCTGCTCGTCGACGGCGAGGCGGGAATCGGCGTCATCGACTTCGACGACTGCGGCCTCGGCTGGTACCTCTACGATCTCGGCGCCGCCCTGAGCTTCATCGAGCACCGTCCCGAGGTGCCGCACATGGCGGAGGCGTGGGTGCGCGGCTACCGGTCCGTGCTCGACCTGCCGAAGGAGGACGAGGCCGAGATCTGGACGTTCATCATGTTCCGCCGCCTCCTCCTCGTCGCGTGGATCGGCTCCCATTCGGCCGCCGAGATCGCCGGGGAACTCGGGGCCGGTTACACCCTGGGCAGCTGCGAGCTGGCCGAGCGCTACCTCAGCGGATCATGA
- the fusA gene encoding elongation factor G, protein MRADLRHDHLVPLTGIRNLGILAHVDAGKTTVTERILYLTGAVHRRGEVHEGTTVTDFDPLERDRGITIFAAAVSCLWDGHRINLIDTPGHVDFSDEVERSLRVLDGAVAVFDAVAGVEPQSESVWRQADRYGVPRIAFVNKMDRAGADLDAAVASIRARLRVTPLVVQLPIGREDGFTGVVDLLRMRALTWDAGRDTPTEGPVPEALGDEARRRRRLLEETVAELHPAALEEFCARPEISAPTLAAALRDLTLSGEAVVVLCGSAYRDRGVEPLLDAVVAYLPAPPDVPPVRGAWDGSGQERPADPAAPFAALVFKVHAAATGRLTYLRVYAGTIRRGDVVLDAGARRTERIGRILRVQADRHTETDRATAGDIVAVAGVKAARAGATLCAPGAPLVLEPPVTASPVVSVAVEPRGRGDADRLAAALARLTDEDPSLSVRTDPETGQTVLSGMGELHLEVAVEKLRRAHGLDVSVGRPRVAYRETVVRGVSGLLYRHVKQDGGAGQFAHVVLDVDPMDDADGFVFRSTVTGGRVPREYVGAVEAGCRDALAEGPLGGHPVTGLRVTLTDGATHPKDSSEMAFRTAGRLALREALRAGEMALLEPLAEVTVTVPEDAVGGVLGDLAARRGRVTGSAALAGTLPDTGADTRADTRTGTVVVTATVPLAELFGYATALRGRTRGRGAFTSRPAGYARVTGAATATRTDPAR, encoded by the coding sequence ATGCGCGCCGACCTGAGACACGATCACCTCGTCCCGCTGACCGGCATCCGCAACCTGGGCATCCTCGCCCACGTCGACGCGGGCAAGACCACCGTCACCGAACGGATCCTCTACCTCACCGGCGCCGTCCACCGGCGCGGCGAGGTGCACGAGGGGACCACCGTCACCGATTTCGACCCCCTGGAGCGCGACCGCGGGATCACCATCTTCGCCGCGGCCGTGAGCTGCCTGTGGGACGGCCACCGGATCAACCTGATCGACACCCCGGGCCACGTGGACTTCTCCGACGAAGTGGAGCGCTCGCTGCGGGTGCTCGACGGCGCGGTCGCGGTGTTCGACGCCGTCGCGGGCGTCGAGCCGCAGAGCGAGTCGGTGTGGCGCCAGGCCGACCGCTACGGCGTGCCACGCATCGCGTTCGTCAACAAGATGGACCGCGCCGGCGCCGACCTCGACGCGGCGGTCGCGTCGATCCGCGCGCGGCTGCGGGTCACGCCGCTGGTCGTCCAGCTGCCCATCGGACGCGAGGACGGGTTCACCGGCGTGGTGGACCTGCTGCGGATGCGGGCGCTGACCTGGGACGCCGGCCGTGACACGCCCACGGAGGGACCGGTGCCGGAAGCCCTCGGGGACGAGGCCCGCCGGCGCCGCCGCCTGCTCGAGGAAACGGTGGCCGAGCTCCACCCGGCGGCGCTGGAGGAGTTCTGCGCCCGGCCGGAGATCTCGGCGCCGACTCTCGCCGCCGCCCTGCGCGACCTGACCCTGAGTGGCGAGGCCGTGGTGGTGCTGTGCGGGTCGGCCTACCGCGACCGGGGCGTCGAGCCGCTGCTGGACGCCGTCGTGGCCTATCTGCCCGCACCGCCCGACGTGCCGCCCGTACGCGGCGCGTGGGACGGATCCGGGCAGGAGCGGCCGGCCGATCCGGCGGCGCCGTTCGCCGCGCTGGTGTTCAAGGTGCACGCCGCCGCCACCGGGCGGCTGACCTACCTGCGTGTGTACGCGGGGACGATCAGGAGGGGGGACGTCGTGCTGGACGCCGGCGCCCGGCGCACCGAGCGGATCGGCCGCATCCTGCGGGTGCAGGCCGACCGGCACACCGAGACGGACCGGGCCACGGCCGGGGACATCGTCGCGGTGGCCGGGGTCAAGGCGGCCCGCGCCGGAGCCACTCTCTGCGCTCCCGGCGCGCCGCTGGTCCTCGAACCGCCGGTCACGGCCTCGCCGGTGGTCTCCGTGGCCGTCGAGCCGCGCGGACGCGGCGACGCCGACCGGCTGGCGGCCGCGCTGGCCCGGCTGACCGACGAGGACCCATCGCTGTCGGTCCGGACCGACCCCGAGACCGGCCAGACGGTGCTGTCGGGGATGGGCGAGTTGCACCTGGAGGTCGCGGTGGAGAAGCTCCGCCGGGCCCACGGGCTCGACGTCTCCGTCGGGCGGCCCCGCGTCGCCTATCGGGAGACGGTCGTGCGCGGGGTTTCCGGGCTGCTCTACCGGCACGTCAAGCAGGACGGCGGCGCGGGGCAGTTCGCCCACGTCGTGCTCGACGTGGACCCGATGGACGACGCCGACGGCTTCGTCTTCCGGTCGACGGTCACCGGCGGCCGGGTGCCCCGCGAATACGTCGGGGCGGTGGAGGCCGGTTGCCGTGACGCCCTCGCCGAGGGACCGCTCGGCGGTCATCCGGTGACCGGCCTGCGGGTCACGCTCACCGACGGCGCCACCCACCCGAAGGACTCCTCGGAGATGGCGTTCCGGACGGCCGGGCGGCTCGCGCTGCGGGAGGCGCTGCGTGCCGGTGAGATGGCACTGCTGGAGCCGCTGGCCGAGGTCACCGTCACCGTGCCGGAGGACGCCGTCGGCGGGGTGCTGGGCGACCTGGCGGCCAGGCGCGGCCGGGTCACCGGTTCGGCGGCGCTGGCGGGCACCCTGCCGGACACCGGGGCAGACACTCGGGCAGACACCCGGACAGGCACCGTGGTGGTCACCGCGACCGTGCCGCTGGCCGAGCTCTTCGGGTATGCGACCGCGCTGCGCGGGCGAACCCGGGGCAGGGGCGCCTTCACCAGCCGGCCCGCCGGCTACGCCCGGGTGACCGGCGCCGCCACGGCTACCCGGACGGACCCCGCCCGGTAG
- a CDS encoding alpha/beta hydrolase family protein produces the protein MSLDTPAANAAVTFDSGGETLLGVLHLPAGAGPHPIVVLLHGFPGHERNFDLAQDLRRAGYASLVFHYRGSWGVGGTWSWGNALEDAARVAAAVRDREFAAAHRLDRDRLALAGHSFGGFAALTTAAADPSVTAVASVSAFDFGRVGVACRRDDTLRAAYVEGFGEDLLPLKGTGGEALVEEMVSAGEAWSLAGLAPRLADRPVLLVGTAGRDTVTPAAEHHEPVVAAYAAHPVPLLEHRVFVTDHALSDHRLELAETLRDFLDRHLGR, from the coding sequence ATGAGCCTCGACACACCTGCCGCCAACGCCGCCGTGACGTTCGACAGCGGTGGCGAGACCCTGCTGGGGGTCCTCCATCTGCCCGCCGGGGCCGGGCCGCATCCGATCGTGGTGCTGCTGCACGGCTTCCCCGGACACGAGCGCAACTTCGACCTGGCCCAGGACCTGCGGCGGGCGGGGTACGCCTCCCTCGTCTTCCACTACCGCGGCTCCTGGGGCGTCGGCGGCACCTGGTCGTGGGGGAACGCGCTGGAGGACGCCGCCCGCGTCGCGGCGGCCGTACGCGATCGGGAGTTCGCGGCGGCGCACCGCCTCGACCGGGACCGGCTGGCGCTGGCGGGGCACAGCTTCGGCGGCTTCGCCGCGCTGACGACCGCGGCGGCCGACCCGTCGGTCACCGCCGTCGCGTCGGTCTCCGCCTTCGACTTCGGCCGGGTCGGGGTCGCCTGCCGGCGGGACGACACGCTGCGGGCGGCGTACGTCGAGGGCTTCGGCGAGGACCTGCTTCCGCTGAAGGGGACAGGCGGCGAGGCGCTGGTCGAGGAGATGGTTTCGGCGGGCGAGGCGTGGAGCCTCGCCGGGCTCGCCCCGCGGCTCGCGGACCGGCCGGTCCTGCTCGTCGGCACGGCCGGGCGCGACACCGTCACCCCCGCCGCCGAGCACCACGAGCCGGTGGTGGCGGCGTACGCCGCGCACCCGGTGCCGCTTCTGGAGCACCGGGTGTTCGTCACCGACCACGCCCTGTCGGACCACCGCCTCGAACTCGCCGAGACCCTCCGCGACTTCCTCGACCGGCACCTCGGACGCTGA
- a CDS encoding TauD/TfdA family dioxygenase, translated as MEHPVVRVHPETGRKGIFVSPGFTWRVGDVAVWDNRSTAHYANREGGDAHRVMHRITLRGDRPYGPGRSGGTDG; from the coding sequence GTGGAGCACCCCGTGGTCCGCGTCCACCCCGAGACCGGCCGTAAGGGGATCTTCGTCAGCCCCGGGTTCACCTGGAGGGTCGGCGACGTCGCCGTGTGGGACAACCGGAGCACGGCCCACTACGCCAACCGCGAAGGCGGCGACGCGCACCGCGTCATGCACCGCATCACCCTGCGCGGCGACCGTCCCTACGGCCCCGGCCGCTCCGGCGGAACGGACGGCTGA
- a CDS encoding serine hydrolase domain-containing protein: MRNGLSAAGLRRVREVLTRHVESGRIPGLVALVGRGDETYVEAIGTTRHDGGAPMRRDTIFRMASTSKPVTIAAAMVLLDECRLRLDDTVDPWLPELADRRVLRRVDGSLDDTVPARRPITVRDVLSSTFGLGMDMTSLGTPIMNAVFERGLTPNLPEPMPEPDEWMRRLGELPLMHQPGERWQYQISSDLVGVLVSRVTGQSFGEFLRERVFEPLGMKDTGFHVPAERIDRLPTLYAPDPRTGEFLVWDEAEGGRWSTPPAFQGGGGGLVSTVDDYHAYFRMLLNGGTHGSERILSRPAVELMTTNRLTPEQNAARNAMAVDNVHISHGQGQHGGWGFGMAVRTYRGDYASVGQFGWDGGSGTAAYADPAERLTGILLTQVGASTPDSMRLVHDFWTTLYQAIDD, translated from the coding sequence ATGAGAAACGGCTTGTCCGCGGCAGGGCTGCGCAGAGTGCGTGAGGTGCTGACCCGGCACGTCGAGTCCGGGAGGATCCCCGGGCTCGTCGCGCTGGTGGGCCGGGGGGACGAGACGTACGTCGAGGCGATCGGGACGACGCGCCACGACGGTGGCGCGCCGATGCGCCGGGACACGATCTTCCGGATGGCGTCCACGTCCAAGCCGGTCACGATCGCGGCGGCGATGGTCCTGCTCGACGAGTGCAGGCTGCGGCTGGACGACACCGTGGACCCGTGGCTGCCGGAGCTCGCCGACCGGCGGGTGCTGAGGCGGGTCGACGGCTCGCTGGACGACACCGTGCCGGCGCGGCGGCCGATCACCGTCCGGGACGTGCTGTCCTCCACGTTCGGCCTGGGCATGGACATGACGTCGCTGGGCACCCCGATCATGAACGCGGTCTTCGAGCGGGGGCTCACGCCCAATCTGCCGGAGCCGATGCCCGAGCCGGATGAGTGGATGCGCCGCCTGGGTGAGCTTCCGCTGATGCACCAGCCGGGGGAGCGCTGGCAGTACCAGATCAGCAGCGATCTGGTCGGTGTGCTCGTCTCCCGGGTCACGGGACAGTCGTTCGGGGAGTTCCTGCGCGAACGCGTCTTCGAGCCGCTGGGCATGAAGGACACCGGCTTTCATGTCCCCGCCGAGCGGATCGACCGGCTGCCGACGCTCTACGCCCCCGACCCGCGGACCGGCGAGTTCCTCGTGTGGGACGAGGCGGAAGGGGGACGGTGGAGCACCCCGCCGGCGTTCCAGGGCGGGGGCGGCGGGCTGGTCTCCACCGTCGACGACTACCACGCCTACTTCCGGATGCTGCTGAACGGCGGGACGCACGGGAGCGAGCGGATCCTGTCCCGGCCCGCCGTCGAGCTGATGACCACCAACCGCCTCACGCCCGAGCAGAACGCCGCCAGGAACGCGATGGCCGTCGACAACGTCCACATCTCGCACGGCCAGGGGCAGCACGGCGGGTGGGGCTTCGGCATGGCGGTGCGCACCTACCGCGGCGACTACGCCTCCGTCGGCCAGTTCGGCTGGGACGGCGGAAGCGGCACCGCGGCCTACGCCGACCCGGCCGAGCGACTCACCGGAATCCTGCTCACCCAGGTCGGGGCGTCCACCCCGGATTCGATGCGGCTCGTCCACGACTTCTGGACCACCCTCTATCAGGCGATCGACGACTGA
- a CDS encoding GbsR/MarR family transcriptional regulator — MPGGRLTDEDRRHIAAGLAEGLGYAEIGRRLGRPASTVMREVTRNGGPGGYGADRAHEATRHRARRRKPAQPPAPPVPDSGHGRDPGAVEDFTESFIALLVQQGLPRMEARVLACLYVTDSGALTAAELVRRLRVSPASISHAVAFLEQQGMLRRERVPGARRERYVIDDEIWLRSMQASLRMNDALVNASRRGAEILGAATPAGARFEASAELLLLVSDAFRQVMEQWRQGRAAQPGA; from the coding sequence ATGCCGGGAGGCAGACTCACCGACGAGGACCGCCGGCACATCGCCGCGGGGCTGGCCGAGGGACTCGGATACGCCGAGATCGGCCGGCGTCTGGGACGGCCCGCCTCGACCGTCATGCGGGAGGTCACCCGCAACGGCGGACCCGGCGGCTACGGGGCGGACCGCGCGCACGAGGCCACCAGGCATCGTGCGCGCCGGCGCAAACCGGCACAGCCTCCGGCCCCGCCCGTCCCCGACAGCGGCCATGGACGTGACCCGGGGGCGGTCGAGGACTTCACGGAGTCCTTCATCGCGCTCCTCGTGCAGCAGGGGCTGCCCCGGATGGAGGCCAGGGTGCTGGCCTGCCTGTACGTCACCGACTCCGGCGCTCTCACCGCGGCCGAGCTGGTGCGGCGGCTCCGCGTCAGCCCCGCGTCGATCTCGCACGCCGTCGCCTTCCTCGAACAGCAGGGGATGCTCAGGCGGGAACGGGTCCCCGGCGCGCGGCGCGAACGCTATGTCATCGACGACGAGATCTGGCTGCGCTCCATGCAGGCGTCCCTGCGGATGAACGACGCCCTGGTGAACGCGTCGCGGCGCGGGGCCGAGATCCTCGGGGCCGCGACCCCGGCGGGTGCCCGCTTCGAGGCCTCCGCCGAACTCCTGCTCCTCGTGAGCGACGCCTTCCGGCAGGTCATGGAGCAGTGGCGGCAGGGCCGCGCGGCGCAGCCGGGAGCGTAG
- a CDS encoding class I SAM-dependent methyltransferase: MPDAIFAHPRLAAVYDAFDGDRDDLSAYLRIADELGAGRVLDVGCGTGCLAVLLADLGRTVMGVDPAEASLRIARSKDPAGRITWVHGDATGLPPFGADLAVMTGNVAQVFLTDDEWTRTLRGVRAALRPRGHLVFETRRPERRAWEEWARDTGPVVLDLPETGVVERRLEVTDVSPPLVSFRYTYTFAADGAVVTSDSTLRFRDRDEVEESLTASGYRVLDVRDAPDRPGREFVFVARRTT, from the coding sequence GTGCCCGACGCGATCTTCGCCCACCCTCGCCTGGCCGCCGTCTACGACGCCTTCGACGGTGACCGTGACGACCTGAGCGCCTATCTCCGCATCGCCGACGAGCTGGGCGCCGGGCGCGTGCTCGACGTCGGCTGCGGAACGGGGTGCCTGGCGGTCCTGCTCGCGGACCTCGGACGCACGGTCATGGGCGTCGACCCCGCGGAGGCGTCGCTGCGGATCGCCAGGTCGAAGGACCCGGCCGGAAGGATCACCTGGGTCCACGGCGACGCCACCGGCCTGCCGCCGTTCGGCGCCGACCTCGCCGTCATGACGGGGAACGTCGCGCAGGTGTTCCTCACCGACGACGAATGGACGCGGACGCTCCGGGGCGTGCGCGCCGCGCTCCGCCCGCGGGGGCATCTCGTGTTCGAGACCAGACGCCCCGAGCGCCGGGCGTGGGAGGAATGGGCCCGCGACACCGGTCCGGTCGTCCTCGACCTGCCGGAGACCGGGGTGGTGGAGCGGCGTCTCGAGGTCACCGACGTGAGCCCGCCGCTAGTGTCCTTCCGCTACACCTACACCTTCGCGGCGGACGGCGCGGTCGTCACGTCGGACTCGACTCTCCGGTTCCGCGACCGGGACGAGGTGGAGGAGAGTCTGACCGCGAGCGGCTATCGCGTGCTGGACGTGCGCGACGCCCCCGACCGCCCGGGTCGCGAGTTCGTGTTCGTCGCGCGGCGAACGACCTGA